The following proteins are co-located in the Oceanimonas sp. GK1 genome:
- a CDS encoding ABC transporter ATP-binding protein translates to MLELRQIRVHRDHRTILSLDRLSLAQHDFTVILGHNGSGKSTLMKLLARQMPPDEGTLRLDGQPLGHYSQREFARRIAFLPQRLPEVAGLNVRELVRLGRFPWRGMLGRWQAQDHALVEEAMAHTRVGHYADHQADLLSGGERQRAWVAMLLAQQSPLLLLDEPTSALDLSHQHDLLLLLKRLNREQQRGVIVILHDLNLALRFADRIIALKQGRLLFDKAPAELMSEQLLSELYDIPIRLLDHPEQNEKIAIVA, encoded by the coding sequence ATGCTGGAACTGCGTCAGATCCGCGTACATCGTGACCACAGAACCATACTGAGCCTGGACCGGCTGTCCCTGGCGCAGCATGACTTCACCGTTATTCTCGGCCACAACGGCTCGGGCAAGTCTACCCTGATGAAACTGCTGGCCCGGCAGATGCCGCCCGATGAGGGAACACTGCGCCTAGACGGTCAGCCACTGGGTCATTACTCACAGCGGGAGTTTGCCCGTCGCATCGCCTTCTTGCCCCAGCGCCTGCCCGAGGTGGCCGGACTCAACGTGCGCGAACTGGTGCGGCTGGGCCGGTTCCCCTGGCGTGGCATGCTGGGACGCTGGCAAGCGCAGGACCACGCCCTGGTGGAGGAAGCCATGGCCCACACGCGGGTCGGCCACTATGCCGATCATCAGGCCGACCTGCTGTCGGGGGGCGAACGCCAGCGGGCCTGGGTCGCCATGCTGCTGGCCCAGCAATCTCCCCTGCTGTTGCTGGACGAACCGACCTCGGCCCTGGATCTGAGCCATCAGCACGATCTGCTGCTGCTGCTGAAACGGCTCAACCGGGAGCAGCAACGAGGGGTCATCGTGATCCTGCACGATCTCAACCTGGCATTGCGTTTTGCCGATCGCATCATCGCCCTCAAGCAGGGCCGGCTGTTGTTCGACAAGGCGCCCGCCGAGCTGATGTCGGAGCAGTTGCTGTCCGAGCTGTACGACATTCCCATTCGCCTGCTTGACCACCCCGAGCAGAATGAAAAAATTGCCATTGTTGCCTGA
- the lpcA gene encoding D-sedoheptulose 7-phosphate isomerase, with the protein MYQSLIRSELNEAAEVLSRFLADDANIAAIERAAKLLADRFKAGGKVLSCGNGGSHCDAMHFAEELTGRYRENRPGYPAIAISDPSHLSCVSNDFGYEFVFSRYLEAVGREGDVLLGLSTSGNSANILKAIEVAKARGISTIALTGKDGGKMAGLADVEIRVPHFGYADRIQEVHIKIIHILIQLVEKEMEQE; encoded by the coding sequence ATGTATCAGAGTCTGATCCGCAGCGAGCTGAACGAAGCCGCCGAGGTGCTGAGCCGCTTTCTGGCCGATGACGCCAACATTGCCGCCATTGAACGGGCCGCCAAGCTGCTGGCCGACCGCTTCAAGGCCGGCGGCAAGGTGCTGTCTTGCGGCAACGGCGGATCTCACTGTGACGCCATGCACTTTGCCGAGGAGCTGACCGGCCGCTACCGGGAAAACCGTCCGGGTTACCCGGCCATCGCCATTTCCGATCCCAGCCACCTTTCCTGCGTCTCCAACGATTTTGGCTACGAGTTCGTGTTTTCCCGCTACCTGGAAGCGGTGGGCCGGGAAGGGGACGTGCTGCTGGGGCTGTCCACCAGCGGCAACTCGGCCAATATTCTCAAGGCCATTGAGGTGGCCAAGGCCCGCGGCATCAGCACCATTGCGCTCACCGGCAAGGACGGCGGCAAAATGGCGGGGCTGGCGGACGTGGAAATTCGCGTGCCGCACTTTGGCTACGCCGATCGCATTCAGGAAGTGCACATCAAGATCATTCACATTCTGATCCAGCTGGTCGAAAAGGAAATGGAGCAAGAGTAA
- a CDS encoding class II glutamine amidotransferase — protein MCELLGMSANVPTDICFSFTGLMQRGGRTGPHKDGWGIVFYEGKGLRTFKDPQPSSQSRIAQLVQEYPIKSCAVVSHIRQANRGGIALENTHPFTRELWGRYWTFAHNGQLSGYKKLKTGRHKPVGDTDSELAFCWLLHELEQKYPRKPGNMVAMFRYVARLCDQLRALGVFNMLLSDGEYLMTYCTNNLHWITRRAPFGPARLIDEDVEIDFQQETTPNDIVTVIATQPLTNNEQWHKMQPGEYSLFWLGEQVAGNGTTA, from the coding sequence ATGTGTGAATTGCTAGGGATGAGCGCCAATGTCCCCACCGATATTTGTTTCAGCTTTACCGGCCTGATGCAGCGGGGCGGCCGCACCGGTCCGCACAAGGATGGCTGGGGTATCGTGTTCTACGAGGGCAAGGGGCTGCGCACCTTCAAGGATCCCCAGCCCTCCAGCCAGTCGCGCATTGCCCAGCTGGTGCAGGAATACCCCATCAAGAGCTGCGCCGTGGTCAGCCATATTCGCCAGGCCAACCGGGGGGGCATTGCCCTGGAAAACACCCATCCCTTTACCCGGGAGCTGTGGGGCCGCTACTGGACCTTTGCCCATAACGGTCAGCTCAGCGGCTACAAAAAACTCAAGACCGGCCGCCACAAACCGGTGGGCGACACCGACAGCGAGCTGGCCTTTTGCTGGTTGCTGCATGAGCTGGAGCAAAAATACCCGCGCAAGCCCGGCAACATGGTGGCCATGTTCCGTTACGTGGCCCGGCTGTGCGATCAGCTGCGCGCCCTGGGGGTGTTCAACATGCTGCTCTCCGACGGCGAATACCTGATGACCTACTGCACCAACAACCTGCACTGGATCACCCGCCGTGCGCCCTTTGGCCCGGCCCGGCTGATCGATGAAGACGTGGAGATCGACTTTCAGCAGGAAACCACCCCCAACGACATCGTCACCGTGATCGCCACCCAGCCGCTCACCAATAACGAGCAGTGGCATAAAATGCAGCCCGGCGAATACAGTTTGTTCTGGCTGGGCGAGCAGGTCGCCGGCAACGGCACCACAGCGTAA
- a CDS encoding Lon protease family protein translates to MTVSPLEPQRLYRACDEALFTFSTTDELTDSGALVGQEQLLEALSFGTGIRRQGFNIYMMAPENCNRHTLIRRFLGGRAETEPVPADLCYVHGFEEARQPELLVLPAGVGRRFRASLEKLVEELLLSIPAIFETEEYHNRLDELNQQLAERQTAAMSEVKALAEAEGVVLISTPTGFTLAPKKDGEVIDAKRFRQLPEAERAAMEQAIERVEVRLQEVLQQFPQWKRDTQLHIQWLNEEMVMFAGGNLIDELRKEYAGCEPAVRHLEAIQQDLSGNVNLLLAHMREGELPAQLLTRYRLNLLVDNADTKGAPVIYEDWPNLARLLGRVEHHVEQGALITDFTLIRPGALHKANGGYLILDVQRLLQQPMVWEVLKRALYAQEIRIESLERFYSLASTVSLEPEPVPLELKVILIGDRRLYYLLAAYDPDFGKLFKVQADYNDDIEVNKENLQRYARFIGWLARQQDLRPLTRCGVARMIEYAGRLADDQQRLSALTEELTDVLQEANYLTESDSQAHIDGHAVERALSAGRRRAARIHRQMEESILRGSKLIDTEGSVVGQVNGLTVLDLGNYRFGQPARITATARLGSGSVLDIEREVKLSGAVHAKAMLILSRFLSHRYAAEGPMPVSASLAFEQSYGMIEGDSASIAECCALISAMGEVPLNQALAVTGSINQFGRVQPIGGVNEKIEGFFEVCQARGLVPGQGVIIPAANTDNLMLGREVRQAVAEGAFRVYAVSKLDEALALLTGMAVGEADEQGDYPLNSVNGRVQQRLKRLAEVQRKLHQHDDDNGAEEKTP, encoded by the coding sequence ATGACTGTATCTCCCCTTGAACCCCAGCGGCTTTATCGCGCCTGCGATGAGGCCCTGTTTACCTTCAGCACCACCGACGAACTCACCGACAGCGGCGCCCTGGTAGGCCAGGAGCAGTTGCTGGAGGCGCTGTCGTTCGGCACCGGCATTCGCCGCCAGGGCTTCAATATCTACATGATGGCGCCGGAAAACTGCAACCGGCACACGCTGATCCGGCGTTTTCTCGGTGGTCGCGCCGAAACCGAGCCGGTACCGGCGGACTTGTGCTACGTCCACGGCTTTGAGGAAGCGAGACAGCCTGAGCTGCTGGTGCTGCCGGCGGGCGTGGGCCGGCGCTTTCGGGCCAGCCTGGAAAAACTGGTGGAAGAGCTGCTGTTGTCGATTCCGGCGATTTTTGAAACCGAGGAATACCACAACCGGCTGGACGAGCTGAACCAGCAACTGGCCGAGCGCCAGACCGCGGCCATGAGCGAAGTCAAGGCCCTGGCGGAGGCCGAGGGCGTGGTGCTGATCAGTACCCCCACCGGCTTTACCCTGGCGCCGAAGAAGGACGGCGAGGTAATCGACGCCAAGCGCTTTCGCCAGTTGCCCGAGGCGGAGCGCGCGGCCATGGAGCAGGCCATCGAGCGGGTGGAAGTGCGGCTGCAGGAGGTGTTGCAGCAGTTTCCCCAGTGGAAGCGGGACACTCAGCTGCATATTCAGTGGCTGAACGAAGAGATGGTGATGTTTGCCGGCGGCAATCTGATCGACGAGCTGCGCAAGGAATACGCCGGTTGCGAGCCGGCGGTTCGTCATCTGGAAGCCATTCAGCAGGACTTGTCCGGCAACGTCAACCTGCTGCTGGCCCATATGCGGGAAGGGGAGCTGCCGGCCCAGCTGCTTACCCGCTACCGGCTCAACCTGCTGGTGGACAATGCCGACACGAAAGGAGCGCCGGTGATCTACGAAGACTGGCCCAACCTGGCCCGTTTGCTGGGCCGGGTAGAGCACCATGTGGAGCAGGGGGCACTGATTACCGACTTTACCCTGATCCGGCCCGGGGCCCTGCACAAGGCCAACGGCGGCTACCTGATCCTCGACGTGCAGCGGCTGCTGCAGCAGCCCATGGTGTGGGAAGTGCTCAAGCGGGCGCTCTATGCCCAGGAGATCCGCATCGAATCCCTGGAGCGTTTCTACAGCCTGGCCAGCACCGTCAGCCTGGAGCCGGAGCCGGTGCCCCTGGAGCTGAAGGTGATCCTGATCGGCGACCGAAGGCTGTATTACCTGCTGGCCGCCTACGATCCGGACTTCGGCAAGCTGTTCAAGGTGCAGGCCGACTACAACGACGATATTGAAGTGAACAAGGAAAACCTGCAGCGCTACGCCCGCTTTATCGGCTGGCTGGCGCGCCAGCAGGATCTGCGTCCACTCACCCGGTGCGGCGTGGCCCGCATGATCGAATACGCCGGCCGGCTGGCGGACGATCAGCAGCGGTTGTCGGCGCTGACCGAGGAGCTGACCGACGTGCTGCAGGAGGCCAACTACCTGACCGAGAGCGACAGCCAGGCCCACATCGATGGTCATGCCGTGGAGCGGGCGCTGAGTGCCGGACGGCGGCGGGCCGCCCGCATTCACCGGCAGATGGAAGAATCGATACTGCGGGGCAGCAAGCTCATCGACACCGAGGGCAGCGTGGTGGGCCAGGTCAATGGCCTGACGGTGCTGGATCTGGGCAACTACCGCTTTGGCCAGCCGGCGCGCATTACCGCCACCGCCCGGCTGGGCAGCGGCTCGGTACTCGATATCGAGCGCGAGGTGAAATTAAGCGGTGCCGTGCATGCCAAGGCCATGCTGATTTTATCCCGGTTTCTCAGCCATCGTTACGCCGCCGAAGGGCCCATGCCGGTGTCCGCCAGCCTGGCCTTTGAGCAGTCTTACGGCATGATCGAGGGCGACAGCGCCTCCATCGCCGAATGCTGCGCCCTGATCTCCGCCATGGGCGAAGTGCCGCTCAATCAGGCGCTGGCAGTGACTGGCTCCATCAACCAGTTTGGCCGGGTGCAGCCCATTGGCGGCGTTAACGAAAAAATCGAAGGCTTTTTCGAGGTATGCCAGGCCCGGGGTCTGGTGCCCGGCCAGGGAGTAATCATTCCCGCCGCCAATACCGATAACCTGATGCTGGGCCGGGAAGTGCGCCAGGCAGTGGCCGAAGGAGCGTTTCGAGTGTATGCGGTATCCAAGCTGGACGAGGCGCTGGCGCTGCTCACCGGCATGGCGGTGGGCGAGGCCGACGAGCAGGGCGATTACCCCCTGAACTCGGTCAACGGCCGGGTACAGCAGCGCCTTAAACGGCTGGCTGAGGTCCAGCGCAAGCTGCATCAGCACGATGACGACAACGGCGCCGAGGAGAAAACACCATGA
- the purN gene encoding phosphoribosylglycinamide formyltransferase, with protein sequence MKRILVLISGNGSNLQTLLDQAAEGRLGGEVVAVISNKADAYGLERARRANVATEVLPGRDFADRESYDAALLTLMEGYQPDLVVLAGFMRILTPDFVRHYAGRMLNIHPSLLPKYQGLNTHQRAIDAGDDEHGCSVHFVTEELDGGPVILQARVPVFAEDDAAAVAARVQVQEHAIYPLAVRWFCAGRLTMKDGRAWLDGQLLPPEGHAGD encoded by the coding sequence ATGAAACGCATCTTGGTGCTGATCTCCGGCAACGGTAGCAACCTGCAGACCCTGCTGGATCAGGCGGCCGAAGGCCGCCTCGGCGGCGAGGTGGTGGCGGTGATCAGCAACAAGGCCGATGCCTACGGCCTGGAGCGGGCACGGCGGGCCAATGTCGCCACCGAGGTACTGCCGGGCAGGGACTTTGCCGACCGGGAAAGCTACGACGCCGCCCTGTTGACACTGATGGAAGGCTACCAGCCGGATCTGGTGGTACTGGCCGGTTTTATGCGCATTCTGACGCCAGACTTCGTGCGTCACTATGCAGGGCGAATGCTCAACATTCACCCTTCCCTGCTGCCGAAATACCAGGGCCTGAACACCCACCAGCGGGCCATTGACGCCGGCGACGACGAGCACGGCTGTAGTGTGCACTTCGTGACCGAGGAGCTGGATGGCGGCCCGGTGATTTTGCAGGCCCGGGTGCCGGTATTCGCGGAAGACGACGCCGCCGCCGTGGCGGCCCGAGTGCAGGTACAGGAGCACGCCATCTACCCGCTGGCGGTGCGCTGGTTCTGCGCCGGCCGGCTGACCATGAAAGACGGTCGGGCCTGGCTCGACGGCCAGCTCCTGCCTCCCGAAGGCCACGCCGGCGACTGA
- the purM gene encoding phosphoribosylformylglycinamidine cyclo-ligase, giving the protein MTQNKPLSYKDAGVDIDAGNALVERIKGVSRRTQRPEVMGGLGGFGALCQLPTGYKEPVLVAGTDGVGTKLRLAIDLQRHQGVGIDLVAMCVNDLIVQGAEPLFFLDYYATGKLDVDTAADVVTGIGEGCELSGCALIGGETAEMPGMYEAGDYDLAGFCVGVVEKSGIIDGSKVAAGDALIALGSSGPHSNGYSLIRKILEVSQADLNQPLGNATLADALMAPTRIYVKPALALIKQFDIHALSHITGGGFWENIPRVLPQGAKAVIDGASWQWPEVFTWLQQAGNVETREMYRTFNCGVGMVIALPADQADAAVKFLQDAGENAWVIGHIEQAAEGAEQVEIK; this is encoded by the coding sequence GTGACGCAGAACAAACCCCTGAGCTACAAAGACGCCGGTGTCGACATCGACGCCGGCAACGCCCTGGTTGAACGCATTAAGGGCGTCAGCCGCCGCACTCAGCGCCCGGAAGTCATGGGCGGCCTCGGGGGCTTTGGCGCCCTGTGCCAGCTGCCCACCGGCTACAAGGAGCCGGTACTGGTGGCCGGTACCGACGGCGTGGGCACCAAGCTGCGCCTGGCCATCGACCTTCAGCGTCATCAGGGCGTGGGCATCGATCTGGTGGCCATGTGCGTCAACGACCTGATCGTGCAGGGTGCCGAGCCGCTGTTCTTTCTTGACTACTACGCCACCGGCAAGCTCGACGTAGACACCGCCGCCGACGTGGTGACCGGCATTGGTGAAGGCTGTGAGCTGAGCGGCTGCGCCCTGATCGGCGGTGAAACCGCGGAAATGCCCGGCATGTACGAAGCCGGCGACTACGATCTGGCAGGCTTTTGTGTGGGTGTGGTTGAGAAAAGCGGCATTATCGACGGTTCCAAAGTGGCTGCCGGCGACGCCCTGATCGCCTTGGGGTCCAGCGGCCCCCACTCCAACGGCTACTCGCTGATCCGCAAGATCCTGGAAGTGAGCCAGGCCGACCTGAACCAGCCTCTGGGCAACGCCACTCTGGCCGACGCCCTGATGGCGCCCACCCGCATCTACGTGAAGCCGGCCCTTGCCCTGATCAAGCAGTTCGACATTCACGCCCTGAGCCACATCACCGGCGGCGGTTTCTGGGAAAACATTCCCCGCGTGCTGCCCCAGGGTGCCAAGGCGGTGATCGACGGCGCCAGCTGGCAGTGGCCGGAAGTCTTCACCTGGTTGCAGCAGGCCGGCAACGTGGAAACCCGCGAAATGTACCGCACCTTCAACTGTGGCGTGGGCATGGTTATCGCCCTGCCCGCCGACCAGGCCGACGCCGCCGTTAAATTCCTGCAGGACGCCGGCGAAAACGCCTGGGTCATCGGTCACATCGAGCAGGCCGCCGAGGGCGCCGAGCAGGTCGAGATAAAATGA
- the upp gene encoding uracil phosphoribosyltransferase translates to MKVVEVKHPLVKHKLGLMREADISTKRFRELAKEVGSLLTYEATADFETEKTTIDGWTGPTEVDKLKGKKVTVVPILRAGLGMMDGVLEHMPSARVSVVGVYRDEETLQPVCYFSKLVSHIDERLALIVDPMLATGGSMIATIDLLKQHGCTNFKVIVLVAAPEGIKALEAAHPDVELYCASVDERLDEHGYIIPGLGDAGDKIFGTK, encoded by the coding sequence ATGAAAGTCGTTGAGGTCAAGCACCCTTTGGTAAAACACAAGCTGGGTCTGATGCGGGAAGCCGACATCAGCACCAAACGCTTTCGTGAACTGGCGAAGGAAGTCGGCAGCCTGCTGACCTACGAAGCCACTGCCGATTTTGAAACCGAAAAAACCACCATCGACGGTTGGACCGGCCCCACCGAAGTCGACAAGCTCAAGGGCAAGAAGGTCACCGTGGTGCCCATTCTGCGTGCCGGCCTGGGCATGATGGACGGCGTGCTGGAGCACATGCCCAGCGCCCGGGTGAGCGTGGTGGGTGTGTACCGGGACGAGGAAACCCTGCAGCCGGTGTGCTACTTCAGCAAGCTGGTCAGTCATATCGACGAGCGCCTGGCGCTGATCGTCGATCCCATGCTGGCCACCGGCGGCTCCATGATCGCCACCATCGATCTGCTCAAGCAGCACGGCTGCACCAATTTCAAGGTGATTGTGCTGGTGGCGGCCCCCGAGGGCATCAAGGCGCTGGAAGCGGCCCACCCGGATGTGGAGCTGTACTGCGCCTCGGTGGATGAGCGGCTCGACGAGCACGGCTATATCATTCCCGGGCTGGGCGATGCCGGCGACAAGATTTTTGGTACCAAGTAA
- a CDS encoding uracil-xanthine permease family protein: MNSAERTQELAPGQPAVNTPLRQALAGSQMLFVAFGALVLMPLITGLDPNVALFTAGLGTLVFQLCTRRQIPIFLASSFAFIAPILYGVQTWGIPATMSGLMAAGLMYVLLSQLVRWRGTALLTRLLPPVVVGPVIMVIGLGLAPMAVNMAIGKSGDGGTVLVAHNTALWLSLASLITTLLVSTLARGVFRLVPITAGIAVGYGMALAMGVVDFTPVREAPWFSQPNFVAPEWHWQAVLFMIPVAIAPAIEHIGDVLAIGSVTGKDYLKKPGLHRTLLGDGLATGAASLFGGPPNTTYSEVTGAVMLTKNFNPVIMTWAAGFAIALAFVGKFGALMLSIPVPVMGGIMILLFGSIATVGLNSLIKHQVDLSQARNLCIVAVILVFGIGGMAFGIGDFSLQGISLCGIVGILLNLVLPKERPH, from the coding sequence ATGAATTCCGCTGAACGCACCCAGGAGCTGGCCCCCGGCCAGCCGGCGGTGAACACTCCCCTGCGCCAGGCCCTGGCCGGCTCCCAGATGCTGTTTGTGGCCTTTGGCGCCCTGGTGCTGATGCCGCTGATCACCGGCCTGGATCCGAATGTGGCGCTGTTCACCGCCGGTCTCGGCACCCTGGTGTTCCAGCTGTGTACCAGGCGTCAGATCCCCATCTTTCTGGCATCGTCCTTTGCCTTTATTGCGCCCATTCTGTACGGCGTGCAGACCTGGGGCATTCCCGCCACCATGAGCGGCCTGATGGCGGCGGGCCTGATGTATGTGCTGCTCAGCCAGCTGGTGCGCTGGCGCGGTACCGCCCTGCTGACCCGGCTGTTGCCGCCGGTGGTGGTGGGCCCGGTGATCATGGTCATTGGCCTTGGCCTGGCGCCCATGGCGGTGAACATGGCCATCGGCAAAAGCGGCGACGGCGGTACCGTGCTGGTCGCGCATAATACCGCCCTGTGGCTGTCGCTGGCGTCGCTCATTACCACCCTGCTGGTGTCCACCCTGGCCAGGGGCGTGTTCCGGCTGGTGCCCATTACCGCCGGCATTGCCGTGGGCTACGGCATGGCCCTGGCCATGGGGGTGGTGGACTTCACTCCGGTGCGGGAAGCGCCCTGGTTCTCCCAGCCCAACTTTGTGGCGCCGGAATGGCACTGGCAGGCGGTGCTGTTCATGATACCGGTGGCCATCGCCCCGGCCATTGAACACATCGGCGACGTGCTGGCCATTGGCTCGGTGACCGGCAAGGATTACCTGAAAAAACCCGGCCTGCACCGCACCCTGCTGGGGGATGGCCTGGCCACCGGCGCCGCGTCGCTGTTTGGGGGGCCGCCCAACACCACCTATTCCGAGGTGACCGGCGCCGTGATGCTGACCAAGAACTTCAATCCGGTGATCATGACCTGGGCCGCCGGCTTTGCCATCGCCCTGGCCTTTGTAGGCAAGTTCGGCGCCCTGATGCTGAGCATTCCGGTGCCGGTGATGGGCGGCATCATGATTTTGCTGTTCGGCTCCATCGCGACCGTGGGGCTCAACAGCCTGATCAAGCATCAGGTGGACTTGTCCCAGGCCCGCAACCTGTGCATCGTGGCGGTGATCCTGGTGTTCGGCATCGGCGGCATGGCCTTTGGCATCGGCGATTTCAGCCTGCAGGGCATCAGCCTGTGCGGCATTGTCGGCATTCTGCTGAACCTGGTGTTGCCCAAAGAGCGACCCCATTGA
- a CDS encoding DUF2066 domain-containing protein: MFDNGPVMLKQLLLSLMLLGFAGVSAASVFEVQLDTAPYSRTQARAQAVDLLLARLTGEPGEGSWVRDEILNNWSRYRKAEPAGGGYRVEFEPAELLPLLESAGLTAWTAQRPTLLVWQVNGERARDGADRGWRQASARYGIPLLWPLWDLQEHMQVDKGSVLAGEGLAEASRRYGAGTWLAVQQQGGRLAWRLFSKGHEQALTQGEADTPADLLAAVNAYWVNQPRQGAASLPANTAPAEALSAGADAPGELSIVVSGLTRFADMVRLEQRLGRLDGVKGVQLLDSAGDQARFRLMLSSPAAAVTAALPAAGLTRQGERRYRLTEAGR; the protein is encoded by the coding sequence ATGTTCGACAATGGCCCTGTGATGCTGAAACAATTGCTGCTGTCGCTGATGCTGCTGGGTTTTGCCGGCGTTTCGGCCGCCTCGGTGTTTGAGGTACAGCTCGACACCGCTCCCTACAGCCGGACCCAGGCCCGGGCGCAGGCGGTGGATCTGCTGCTGGCCCGCCTTACCGGCGAGCCGGGGGAAGGATCCTGGGTGCGCGACGAAATTCTGAACAACTGGTCCCGCTACCGCAAGGCCGAACCCGCCGGCGGTGGCTACCGGGTTGAATTTGAGCCGGCCGAGTTGTTGCCCCTGCTGGAAAGCGCCGGCCTGACTGCCTGGACCGCTCAGCGCCCCACGCTGCTGGTATGGCAAGTGAACGGCGAACGTGCCCGTGACGGAGCCGACCGCGGCTGGCGTCAGGCGTCGGCCCGTTATGGCATTCCCCTGCTGTGGCCGCTGTGGGATCTGCAGGAGCATATGCAGGTAGACAAGGGCAGTGTGCTGGCTGGTGAGGGGCTGGCGGAGGCCAGCCGTCGCTACGGCGCCGGCACCTGGCTGGCGGTGCAGCAGCAGGGGGGCCGGCTGGCCTGGCGGCTGTTCAGCAAAGGCCATGAGCAAGCCCTCACTCAGGGCGAGGCCGATACCCCGGCCGACCTGCTGGCGGCGGTGAATGCCTATTGGGTGAACCAGCCTCGGCAGGGGGCCGCGTCGCTGCCGGCCAATACGGCTCCGGCCGAGGCGCTGAGTGCGGGGGCCGATGCCCCGGGCGAGCTGAGCATAGTGGTCAGCGGCCTGACACGCTTCGCCGACATGGTCCGGCTGGAGCAACGGCTGGGCCGGCTGGACGGGGTCAAGGGGGTGCAGTTGCTCGACAGTGCCGGTGATCAGGCCCGTTTTCGGCTGATGCTGTCGTCACCGGCCGCGGCGGTGACCGCCGCGCTGCCCGCCGCCGGACTGACACGTCAGGGTGAGCGTCGTTACCGGTTAACGGAGGCTGGCCGGTGA
- the hda gene encoding DnaA inactivator Hda, whose amino-acid sequence MSRDGDDEQQPAQLALAVQLPDDETFASFYPGDNAQLITALKNASLGQGDDVIYLWGQPGSGRSHLLHATCAEVNASGEAATCLPLHAYRRMSPRLLDGMELLPLVCLDNLDAIAGVEEWERAVFNFFNRRRERAAGTLVISASAPSRNLGLGLPDLASRLDWGVAYQLKTLDDEGKLSALQLRAELRGFKLPTDVGRLLLSRLSRDMSTLLAALDLLDNASFQARRKLSLPFTREILGL is encoded by the coding sequence GTGAGCCGGGATGGCGATGACGAGCAGCAACCGGCCCAGCTGGCGCTGGCGGTGCAGTTGCCCGATGATGAAACCTTTGCCAGTTTTTATCCGGGAGACAACGCCCAGCTGATCACCGCGCTCAAAAATGCCTCCCTGGGGCAGGGCGACGATGTCATCTACCTCTGGGGCCAGCCCGGCTCGGGCCGCTCCCACCTGCTGCATGCCACCTGTGCCGAGGTCAATGCCAGCGGCGAGGCGGCCACCTGCCTGCCCCTGCACGCTTACCGGCGCATGTCCCCCCGGCTGCTGGACGGCATGGAATTATTGCCCCTGGTCTGCCTCGACAACCTGGACGCCATTGCCGGGGTGGAGGAATGGGAGCGGGCGGTGTTCAACTTCTTTAATCGCCGGCGGGAGCGGGCGGCGGGAACCCTGGTGATCAGTGCCTCGGCGCCGTCCCGCAACCTGGGGCTGGGGCTGCCGGATCTGGCCTCACGGCTGGACTGGGGGGTGGCCTACCAGCTGAAAACCCTGGATGACGAAGGCAAGCTCAGCGCCCTGCAGCTCAGGGCCGAGCTGCGCGGCTTCAAGCTGCCTACCGACGTGGGCCGGTTGTTGCTGAGCCGTCTGTCCCGGGACATGAGCACCCTGCTGGCGGCGCTGGATCTGCTCGACAATGCCTCTTTCCAGGCACGGCGCAAACTGAGCCTGCCCTTTACCCGGGAAATACTGGGGCTGTAA
- a CDS encoding DUF2069 domain-containing protein, producing MTTALARKLALTGYLGLIAWVALWHGVLSPHPELGAGFMLTMWLPWLFIPMPGMLRGNPYTHAWAVFLIMPYFLHSLTLLWVDEGERWLALVELLLATTMFIGNSYYAKLRGRELGLSIRKKKKD from the coding sequence ATGACCACCGCCCTCGCCCGCAAACTGGCGCTAACCGGCTACCTGGGATTGATTGCCTGGGTGGCGCTCTGGCACGGTGTGCTGTCCCCCCATCCCGAGCTGGGCGCCGGCTTTATGCTGACGATGTGGCTGCCCTGGCTGTTTATTCCCATGCCCGGCATGCTCAGGGGCAATCCCTACACCCACGCCTGGGCGGTGTTTTTGATCATGCCCTACTTTCTGCATTCCCTCACCCTGCTGTGGGTGGATGAGGGCGAGCGCTGGCTGGCACTGGTGGAGCTGCTGCTGGCCACCACCATGTTTATCGGCAACAGCTACTACGCCAAGCTGCGCGGCCGCGAGCTGGGCCTGAGCATTCGCAAGAAGAAAAAGGATTAA